Proteins co-encoded in one Arachis stenosperma cultivar V10309 chromosome 7, arast.V10309.gnm1.PFL2, whole genome shotgun sequence genomic window:
- the LOC130940302 gene encoding uncharacterized protein LOC130940302, whose amino-acid sequence MNRSGFRGHEMQMQAAFNQRHHQLGVLRSSSVMMKDRDEELALFLEMRKREKERTDSLLRASDELHADASLGSNPGTSPLFNIPLATPAPVRKTGADDFLNSENDKNDYDWLLTPPGTPLFPSLEMETQKTVMSQLGGPTSRPTVLKSRLANSLSEPSGRSSLVSKQSASSPGLSSSSGITKRPSSSSGNPGSRPATPTGRPTLTTVSKPRSSTPTSRATLSSARTAVATNKTTSSTTKPVVSLTKSMISASKTTVAATKPTVPARSSTPLSRSTVRSSTPTSRPTVPSSRSISRASTPTRRPTTPSSAPSISAPSAKASSISKPAPVVSRQPASSRGTSPTVRSRPWNPSEMPGFSLDAPPNLRTSLPERPLSATRGRPGAPSSRSSSVEPAPSGRPRRQSCSPSRGRSSGGSHPTGSSMPAVSRGYSKANDNVNPILIGTKMVERVINMRKLAPPRLDDKNSPHGNLSGKSSSSPDSSGFGRTLSKKSLDMAIRHMDIRQRVPGNLRPLMTNIPASSMYSVRTGAQRSRTVSVSGSPHATSSNAGSEISVNQNGHCLDSSEIDEDFVSERGGQSPTSVRGR is encoded by the exons ATGAATCGGAGTGGTTTCAGGGGTCATGAAATGCAGATGCAAGCTGCGTTTAACCAGAGGCACCACCAATTGGGGGTGTTGAGGTCTTCTTCGGTGATGATGAAGGACAGGGACGAAGAACTCGCCTTGTTCCTTGAGATGAGGAAACGCGAGAAGGAGCGAACCGATTCGCTGCTTCGCGCCTCTGATGAGCTCCATGCTGACGCATCCTTAG GGTCGAACCCGGGAACATCTCCATTGTTTAACATCCCGTTAGCCACGCCAGCTCCTGTGAGGAAGACTGGTGCTGATGATTTTCTCAATTCGGAGAACGATAAGAATGACTATGATTG GCTTCTAACTCCTCCTGGAACTCCACTTTTTCCATCTTTGGAGATGGAAACTCAAAAAACTGTTATGAGTCAGCTTGGTGGTCCAACTTCACGTCCCACTGTATTAAAATCTAGA TTGGCAAATTCTCTGTCAGAACCTAGTGGGAGGAGCAGCCTAGTATCTAAACAATCAGCTTCCTCGCCCGGGTTAAGTTCATCTAGTGGCATAACTAAGAGgccctcatcatcatcaggaaATCCAGGATCAAGACCTGCAACTCCTACTGGACGCCCTACATTGACCACAGTTTCAAAACCCAGATCTTCAACACCTACTTCTCGGGCTACCTTATCTTCAGCTAGGACGGCAGTTGCTACAAACAAGACCACATCTTCTACAACCAAGCCTGTGGTTTCTCTTACAAAGAGTATGATTTCTGCCTCCAAGACTACGGTTGCTGCAACTAAACCCACAGTTCCAGCTAGATCCTCTACACCTTTGTCAAGATCTACTGTAAGATCTTCAACACCAACTAGCAGGCCTACCGTACCTTCATCCAGGTCCATATCAAGGGCATCTACTCCAACTAGGCGACCAACTACACCATCAAGTGCACCCAGCATATCTGCTCCTTCAGCTAAGGCTTCTTCAATCTCCAAGCCAGCTCCGGTGGTGTCACGGCAACCAGCATCCTCACGTGGCACTTCACCAACTGTAAGATCAAGACCATGGAATCCATCTGAGATGCCTGGATTTTCACTTGATGCTCCACCCAATTTGAGGACATCACTACCAGAAAGGCCACTGTCAGCAACTAGGGGGAGGCCTGGAGCACCCAGTTCTCGGTCTTCATCTGTTGAGCCAGCTCCTAGCGGCAGACCAAGGCGGCAATCATGTTCTCCTTCTAGAGGACGGTCCTCTGGCGGTTCTCATCCTACAGGAAGCTCTATGCCTGCTGTCAGTCGTGGGTACTCAAAAGCAAATGACAATGTCAATCCTATTTTAATTGGCACCAAGATGGTTGAGAGGGTAATAAATATGCGGAAATTAGCGCCACCAAGGCTGGATGACAAAAACTCTCCCCATGGGAATCTTTCTGGGAAGTCATCTTCGTCACCAGATAGCTCAGGTTTTGGAAGAACACTCTCAAAGAAATCCTTGGATATGGCTATTAGGCATATG GATATACGGCAAAGGGTTCCAGGCAATTTACGACCATTGATGACAAACATTCCAGCATCTTCAATGTATAGTGTGCGCACGGGGGCTCAGCGTAGCCGTACTGTCAGTGTCTCGGGCTCACCTCATGCCACAAGCAGTAATGCTGGTTCTGAAATTAGTGTAAATCAAAATGGACACTGTCTAGATAGTAGTGAAATAGATGAGGATTTCGTCAGTGAGAGAGGTGGTCAATCTCCGACGAGTGTCCGGGGCAGGTGA